One stretch of Odocoileus virginianus isolate 20LAN1187 ecotype Illinois chromosome 26, Ovbor_1.2, whole genome shotgun sequence DNA includes these proteins:
- the APPL1 gene encoding DCC-interacting protein 13-alpha isoform X2, translating to MPGIDKLPIEETLEDSPQTRSLLGVFEEDATAISNYMNQLYQAMHRIYDAQNELSAATHLTSKLLKEYEKQRFPLGGDDEVMSSTLQQFSKVIDELSSCHAVLSTQLADAMMFPITQFKERDLKEILTLKEVFQIASNDHDAAINRYSRLSKKRENDKVKYEVTEDVYTSRKKQHQTMMHYFCALNTLQYKKKIALLEPLLGYMQAQISFFKMGSENLNDQLEEFLTNIGTSVQNVRREMDSDVETMQQTIEDLEVASDPLYVPDPDPTKFPVHRNLTRKAGYLNARNKTGLVSSSWDRQFYFTQGGNLMSQARGDVAGGLAMDIDNCSVMAVDCEDRRYCFQITSFDGKKSSILQAESKKDHEEWICTINNISKQIYLSENPEEIAARVNQSALEAVTPSPSFQQRHESLRPAGQSRPPTARTSSSGSLGSESTNLAALSLDSLVAPDTPIQFDIISPVCEDQSGQAKASGQGGRRTNPFGESGGGTKSETEESILHQLFIVRFLGSMEVKSDDNPDVVYETMRQILAARAIHNIFRMTESHLLVTCDCLKLIDPQTQVTRLTFPLPNVVLYATHQENKRLFGFVLRTSGGRSESNLSSVCYIFESNNEGEKICDSVGLAKQIALHAELDLEEQSRLIAASSRPNQASSEGQFVVLSSSQSEESDLGEEGKKRESEA from the exons ACAAGGTCTTTACTGGGTGTATTTGAAGAAGATGCCACAGCTATTTCCAACTATATGAACCAGTTGTATCAGGCTATGCATCGGATTTATGATGCACAG AATGAATTAAGTGCGGCAACACACCTGacttcaaaacttttaaaagaatatgagaaacaG CGTTTTCCACTGGGGGGTGATGATGAAGTTATGAGTTCTACTTTGCAgcaattttcaaaagttatagATGAG CTTAGCTCTTGTCATGCGGTACTTTCAACGCAGCTTGCTGATGCCATGATGTTCCCCATTACCCAGTTTAAAGAAAGAGATCTGAAAG AAATATTGACATTAAAGGAAGTGTTTCAGATTGCTAGTAATG atCATGATGCTGCAATTAACAGATATAGCAGATtgtccaaaaaaagagaaaatgacaag GTGAAGTATGAAGTAACAGAAGATGTCTAcacttccagaaaaaaacaacacCAGACCATGATGCATTATTTTTGTGCGTTAAATACTCTTCAgtacaaaaagaaaatagcattgtTAGAACCTCTACTTGGGTATATGCAAGCTCAG ATAAGTTTCTTTAAGATGGGTTCTGAAAATCTCAATGACCAACTGGAAGAATTCTTAACTAATATTGGAACAAGTGTACAGAA TGTTCGCAGGGAAATGGACAGTGATGTAGAGACCATGCAGCAGACAATAGAGGACTTGGAAGTAGCCAGTGACCCCTTATACGTGCCTGACCCAGACCCCACAAAATTTCCTGTTCATCGAAACTTAACCCGAAAGGCTGGATACCTTAATGCTAGGAA TAAAACAGGCTTGGTGTCATCTTCCTGGGACAGACAGTTTTACTTCACGCAGGGTGGAAACCTAATGAGTCAGGCCCGTGGGGACGTAGCAGGAGGCCTGGCCATGGACATAGACAACTGCTCAGTAATGGCTGTGGACTGTGAAGACAGGCGGTACTGTTTTCAGATCACTTCTTTTGATGGCAAAAA gtctTCAATTTTGCAAGCAGAGAGTAAAAAAGACCATGAAGAG TGGATCTGTACAATAAATAACATatctaaacaaatatatttaagtgAAAACCCAgag GAAATTGCCGCACGAGTAAATCAGTCAGCTTTGGAAGCTGTCACTCCTTCCCCATCTTTCCAGCAGAGGCACGAGAGCCTGAGGCCTGCAGG ACAATCTCGGCCACCCACAGCTCGAACCAGCAGTTCAGGATCCTTAGGATCTGAGTCCACAAATTTGGCTGCCCTCTCTCTAGATTCTCTTGTTGCCCCAGATACCCCAATACAGTTTGACATCATTTCTCCTGTGTGTGAAGATCAGTCTGGCCAGGCAAAAGCCTCTggccagggaggcag gCGTACAAATCCATTTGGAGAATCTGGAGGAGGTACAAAGTCTGAAACTGAAG AGTCTATACTTCATCAGTTGTTTATTGTCCGATTCCTTGGTTCTATGGAGGTGAAATCAGATGACAATCCAGATGTTGTTTATGAAACAATGCGCCAAATTTTAGCTGCCCGGGCCATCCATAACATCTTTCGTATGACAGAATCACATTTATTAGTCACTTGTGATTGTTTAAA GTTAATTGATCCACAGACACAAGTTACAAGGCTCACG TTTCCATTACCCAATGTAGTTCTGTATGCTACACATCAGGAAAATAAGAGGCTTTTTGGATTTGTTCTTCGGACATCAGGAGGGAGAAGTGAAAGTAATTTGTCATCAGTCTGTTATATATTTGAATCAAACAACGAGGGTGAAAAG ATTTGTGATTCTGTTGGATTGGCAAAACAGATAGCATTGCATGCAGAACTG